From Penaeus chinensis breed Huanghai No. 1 chromosome 43, ASM1920278v2, whole genome shotgun sequence, a single genomic window includes:
- the LOC125048350 gene encoding uncharacterized protein LOC125048350, which yields MNLALIPVVVLIVAAARVEGQALDVDWRIVAAELDSPRKVEYYASCASGQGSCDTRGLQLRTYIPIVARGERCFRCSRRENRNLLQMVSTLQRRYPRCWQVLVLAAQDKPTPSARGCAS from the coding sequence ATGAATCTCGCGCTCATTCCTGTGGTAGTGTTGATAGTAGCAGCTGCGAGGGTGGAAGGTCAGGCTCTGGACGTGGATTGGCGAATCGTGGCGGCCGAGCTGGACTCTCCTCGCAAGGTGGAGTATTACGCGTCGTGCGCCTCCGGCCAGGGAAGCTGCGACACGAGAGGCCTTCAGCTGCGCACATACATCCCCATTGTCGCAAGAGGCGAAAGGTGCTTCAGGTGTTCACGGCGAGAGAACAGGAACCTTCTCCAGATGGTCTCCACTCTGCAGCGTCGCTATCCTCGCTGTTGGCAGGTCCTTGTGCTGGCGGCGCAGGATAAGCCCACTCCTTCCGCTCGCGGCTGCGCTAGCTAA